One genomic window of Oncorhynchus kisutch isolate 150728-3 linkage group LG26, Okis_V2, whole genome shotgun sequence includes the following:
- the LOC116357741 gene encoding trace amine-associated receptor 13c-like, whose product MGEHEDVQYCFQDRNSSCRKAFLSTSIYITLYIFFSLISAVTVFLNLLVIISISHFKQLHTTTNLLILSLAVSDLLVGLIVIPVTTVASMESCWGFGEYFCVFYGYFASLWTSLSLGNLVLISIDRYVAVCDPLLYHSKITITRIRCCISITWCCCFIYRAAIIKNIVNVQVPSRCLNECFIVEGLIWVNIIDIVITMVVPCSIIITLYMKIFVVARSQARKVFSKEAASVSGVKPVQANKSERKAAKTLSIVVFNYFICWIPSLFLFFFFSFLIDNLTTLFISFLPLVNSLINPIIYAFFYPWFKVTAKHILTLKLRRS is encoded by the coding sequence ATGGGGGAACATGAAGATGTTCAATACTGTTTTCAAGACAGAAACTCTTCTTGCAGAAAGGCTTTTCTATCGACATCTATCTACATAACACTGTACATCTTCTTCTCATTGATTTCAGCAGTTACAGTATTTTTGAACCTACTGGTGatcatctccatctctcacttCAAGCAGCTCCACACTACAACCAACCTGctcatcctctctctggctgtgtcagATCTCCTGGTGGGACTGATTGTGATACCAGTAACGACAGTAGCATCAATGGAATCATGCTGGGGTTTTGGggaatatttctgtgtgttttatgGCTACTTTGCTTCTTTATGGACTTCTTTATCTCTGGGCAATTTGGTCTTGATATCTATTGACCGCTATGTTGCTGTGTGTGATCCCTTATTGTACCActctaaaataacaataacaagaatCAGGTGTTGTATATCCATTACCTGGTGTTGTTGTTTCATATACCGTGCTGCTATTATaaaaaacattgtaaatgtacagGTACCCAGTaggtgtttgaatgaatgttttatTGTAGAAGGGTTAATCTGGGTTAATATAATTGACATTGTAATTACAATGGTTGTCCCGTGCTCTATTATTATAACACTTTATATGAAAATCTTTGTGGTGGCCAGATCACAGGCCAGAAAGGTATTTTCAAAAGAGGCTGCCAGTGTGTCTGGTGTTAAACCTGTACAGGCAAATAAGTCTGAGAGAAAAGCAGCAAAAACTCTGTCTATTGTTGTTTTCAACTATTTTATTTGTTGGATTCCATCTCTAtttcttttcttctttttttcttttttaattgACAACTTGACAACATTGTTCATCAGTTTTCTGCCACTTGTTAACTCCTTAATTAATCCAATAATTTATGCTTTCTTTTATCCATGGTTCAAAGTGACAGCTAAACATATTTTAACTCTGAAGTTAAGACGTTCATAG